The Phoenix dactylifera cultivar Barhee BC4 chromosome 9, palm_55x_up_171113_PBpolish2nd_filt_p, whole genome shotgun sequence genome window below encodes:
- the LOC103705069 gene encoding protein HEADING DATE 3A-like translates to MSRERDPLAVGRVVGDVLDPFNTTATLRVTYGSRELSNGCEFKPSQVVNQPRVDVGGNDLRTFYSLVMVDPDAPNPSDPSLREYLHWLVTDIPGSTGATFGQEVTCYESPRPTMGIHRFVFVLFQQLGRQTVYPPGWRQNFNTRDFAELYNLGSPVAAAYFNCQRESGSGGRRMRT, encoded by the exons ATGAGCAGAGAAAGGGATCCTTTGGCTGTGGGTAGAGTGGTTGGGGATGTGTTGGACCCCTTCAATACAACCGCCACTCTTAGAGTGACTTATGGATCCAGGGAATTGAGCAACGGGTGTGAGTTCAAGCCCTCACAAGTGGTCAACCAACCCAGGGTCGACGTTGGTGGGAATGACCTCAGAACCTTTTACTCACTC GTGATGGTAGACCCAGATGCTCCAAATCCAAGCGATCCAAGCCTTAGGGAATATCTCCACTG GCTGGTCACAGATATCCCGGGAAGCACAGGAGCAACTTTTG GGCAGGAGGTGACGTGCTACGAGAGCCCGAGGCCAACAATGGGGATCCACCGGTTCGTGTTTGTACTCTTTCAGCAGCTCGGGCGGCAGACTGTCTATCCTCCGGGCTGGCGCCAGAACTTCAACACCAGGGACTTTGCAGAGCTCTACAACCTCGGATCCCCAGTTGCTGCCGCCTACTTCAACTGCCAGCGAGAGTCCGGTTCTGGTGGGAGAAGGATGCGAACTTAA